Proteins from a single region of Aerococcus viridans:
- a CDS encoding iron-containing alcohol dehydrogenase, producing MDHDYNGHFAHSFYYGVTVLPQGERHLHGEIVSYGVLIVLQLAKKYDELKKIRDFMISVGLPTSLKALEIESDEDLKTLLDKAFTLDHIQTSPFEINRQMVEDAIQEVEKLNQ from the coding sequence GTGGATCATGACTATAATGGTCACTTTGCCCACTCATTCTACTACGGAGTAACTGTCTTACCTCAAGGGGAAAGACACTTGCACGGTGAAATCGTATCTTACGGGGTATTAATTGTCCTACAATTGGCTAAAAAATATGACGAATTGAAAAAAATTCGTGATTTCATGATTTCAGTGGGATTACCAACGTCATTAAAAGCCTTAGAAATTGAAAGTGACGAAGATTTGAAAACACTATTAGATAAGGCCTTTACCTTAGACCATATTCAAACATCACCATTTGAAATTAACCGTCAAATGGTTGAAGATGCTATTCAGGAGGTTGAAAAATTAAACCAATAA